From the genome of Solanum lycopersicum chromosome 12, SLM_r2.1:
GAAAGATTCGACAAGGTGAATAGAGTAAGGATCTATCAATTACATAGAGATATCACCACTCTCTCACAAGGTACAGATTTTGTATCTCATTACTTCTCAAAGTTAAAAACACTATGGAATGAGTATGATGCTATAGTTCCAAATCCATGTAGTACTTGTTCTCAATCTAAGGAGTATAATGATCATTTGGAGCAGATGAGATTGATTCAATTCCTAAGTGGCCTAAATGAATCATATGATCAGGCTAGGAGACAGATATTACTTAAAGAAAATACACCATCTATGAATCAAGCTTATGCTATGATTATAGAAGATGAGATTCAACACTCAAGTTGTATGGATAATGCAGTTGAAAAACCAAGTTCTATGGTGATGAGTGTTAACATGAATCAAGGAGCTAAAAAGGAACATTACGAAAGGAAAAAATGTGATTACTGCCATTTCCTTGGTCACACAAAGGATAATTGCTACAAGTTGATTGGTTATCCAAGTGACTGGAAACAAAGGAAGAAACCAGGTTATGGAAATGGGAATGGAAACATGAGAAATGGTATAGGCACAAGTCAATTCAATGGATATAGTGGACAAAGTTCAGGAAATAATGGTGGATATGGAAGAGGATATCAAGCTGCAAATCACATATCTAATGATCACTGTGATCATCCTAATGTTGTATCAAAGAATCAGGTGGAAAATAATAACCTGCAGTAGGTGCCAAAGGGAAAAACATTCATTGAGAAGGAGTATAAACAAATAATGGAGATGCTAAACAGAGATGTACAAGAAACAAAGCAAGTCAATATGGCAGGTATTATAACTTGTTTAATGACAAATCCTGTTAT
Proteins encoded in this window:
- the LOC104645109 gene encoding uncharacterized protein, with product MVGMKIDQNDPLFIGNSDNSSAVLIPIKLVGSENYGVWSRAMRIALLGKRKYGFVTGACTRGLYKDELHEQWETCNAIVLSWLMNTVTEELLSGIVYATNSFSVWNDLKERFDKVNRVRIYQLHRDITTLSQGTDFVSHYFSKLKTLWNEYDAIVPNPCSTCSQSKEYNDHLEQMRLIQFLSGLNESYDQARRQILLKENTPSMNQAYAMIIEDEIQHSSCMDNAVEKPSSMVMSVNMNQGAKKEHYERKKCDYCHFLGHTKDNCYKLIGYPSDWKQRKKPGYGNGNGNMRNGIGTSQFNGYSGQSSGNNGGYGRGYQAANHISNDHCDHPNVVSKNQVENNNLQ